Proteins co-encoded in one Stomoxys calcitrans chromosome 5, idStoCalc2.1, whole genome shotgun sequence genomic window:
- the LOC106082418 gene encoding location of vulva defective 1 isoform X2: MSSNKGRSIFTLGDPPRTSAVSKLKEHKKSDPFAKDPFKIQSFNFHYAERPQFPMTTMKPKTSEAAQKSCDSFYYNQNFAKSSNDVRRSHNLEKPLSNLAKFHQYRRRKYLQNNSAQSQSSLRSEQTDVLASRDAFFYGRPASSYSQILARPSSNVQTSLLKRSNTDYFRQSESRYGFESKTSPSLANDSLRVQISIDHLKQGNSLNTRRRSLPENILAAKKSSFHIPTEHEKRAREAMTNYEKKKKLAVSSNCSGSFCNQTSLRNGPSTCWSNTNAHYTTKASDLRTHALSMQGRSKTQTSLGHGTLNFQESQAAKTQGLPMLGTLGRSNTFSLKNGSSTSKTNDTISITKKASQASNFKTNLLTKPETLGWYDNQSSLKNGTFLTKSNPITHLESFKTQSNLNATNDSQSSKLKTHMLSKAATLESSNIPSTLKNGPSSWWITKTTPLIQPQPSFGNFEAHALPKPETLENLKTLSTLKNDPLTNWTTESNPITHVQSPSSNLQTLALSKPQTLTSSYTQTLLNNGPSTIWTSKSNPITHVQSPSSKFQTLALSKPQTLTRSNTQTLLKNGPSTSSICSKKKRSGCEININIKSLDDDAISDNVTIQIQKEPSINDLNSPHKNPSRHSKMSSNIKLNINSSTKSLEIKRKLSNENNMDEKGLFSQNFSPTKGTTISGNKERKKLCSLTSSNVFLGKTSNYNFHQRDSLESNCNWKDIRRERLNTLNSIYAPTQSIAAVKKKSPRPIKTSKDKLPSFLTWSEGNNSQAKQRSTNERLSPTTTNSAPTPVGKDLRTSPSYSIENTSSSPPNGSWF, encoded by the exons ATGAGTTCAAATAAGGGACGCAGTATTT ttacTTTGGGTGACCCTCCTAGGACCTCCGCTGTAAGCAAGCTAAAGGAACATAAAAAATCGGATCCATTTGCAAAAGATCCCTTCAAAATACAATCCTTCAATTTTCATTATGCCGAGAGACCTCAATTTCCCATGACAACAATGAAACCAAAAACTTCAGAGGCTGCTCAAAAGTCATGTGACTCCTTTTATTACAATCAAAACTTTGCAAAGTCTTCAAATGATGTACGAAGGAGCCATAATCTGGAAAAACCACTATCAAATTTAGCAAAATTCCATCAATATCGTAGAAGGAAATATTTGCAGAATAACTCTGCACAGAGTCAAAGCAGTTTGAGAAGTGAACAAACAGATGTCTTAGCTTCAAGAGATGCATTTTTCTATGGCCGTCCCGCATCTTCTTATAGTCAGATTTTGGCAAGACCATCATCAAATGTTCAAACTTCCCTCCTTAAAAGATCTAATACTGACTATTTTAGGCAAAGTGAGAGCCGTTATGGATTTGAATCCAAAACATCACCTTCTCTGGCCAATGACTCCCTTAGAGTACAAATCTCTATTGACCACTTGAAGCAAGGCAATTCCCTTAATACTCGGAGAAGGTCTTTGCCTGAGAATATACTGGCAGCCAAGAAAAGCTCATTTCATATACCAACAGAGCATGAAAAAAGGGCTAGGGAAGCCATGACTAATTatgagaagaagaaaaaacttgcAGTATCTTCCAATTGTTCCGGAAGTTTTTGTAACCAAACTTCTTTGAgaaatggtccttcgacttgctGGAGCAACACAAATGCGCATTATACAACTAAGGCTTCTGATCTTCGAACTCATGCCCTTTCAATGCAGGGAAGATCTAAAACTCAAACTTCTTTGGGACATGGTACATTAAATTTTCAAGAATCACAAGCCGCCAAAACTCAAGGGCTACCTATGTTGGGAACCTTGGGTAGGTCTAAtactttttctttgaaaaatggtTCCTCGACTTCTAAGACAAATGATACCATCTCAATAACTAAAAAGGCATCACAAGCCTCCAATTTCAAAACTAATCTACTAACTAAGCCTGAAACCCTAGGATGGTATGATAATCAATCTTCGTTGAAAAATGGTACTTTTCTAACAAAGTCCAATCCTATAACGCATCTTGAATCCTTCAAAACTCAATCCAACTTGAATGCAACAAATGACTCCCAATCATCTAAGCTCAAAACCCATATGTTATCTAAGGCAGCAACCTTAGAAAGTTCTAACATTCCATCTACATTGAAAAATGGTCCTTCGAGTTGGTGGATAACAAAAACCACTCCCTTAATCCAACCTCAACCTTCATTCGGCAATTTTGAAGCTCACGCTCTTCCAAAGCCAGAAACCCTGGAAAATCTTAAAACCCTATCAACATTGAAAAATGACCCTTTGACTAACTGGACAACCGAGAGCAACCCTATAACCCATGTTCAATCTCCATCATCCAATCTCCAAACCCTTGCGTTATCCAAGCCACAAACCCTAACCAGTTCTTATACTCAAACTTTATTAAATAATGGTCCTTCTACTATCTGGACATCTAAGAGCAACCCTATTACCCATGTTCAATCACCATCATCTAAATTCCAAACCCTTGCTCTATCCAAGCCACAAACCTTAACCAGGTCCAATACTCAAACTTTGTTGAaaaatggtccttcgacttcTTCTATATGCTCCAAAAAGAAACGTTCTGGCTGTGAAATTAACATAAACATCAAAAGTTTGGATGATgatgccatatcggataatgTTACCATACAAATTCAAAAAGAGCCTTCAATAAATGATTTGAATAGTCCCCATAAAAATCCTTCCAGACATTCGAAAATGtcctccaacataaaattaaatataaattctTCAACAAAGTCTttggaaattaaaagaaaactaTCAAATGAGAATAATATGGACGAAAAAGGATTATTCTCTCAGAATTTTAGCCCAACAAAGGGTACGACAATATCTGGCAACAAAGAGCGGAAAAAGCTTTGCTCTTTGACAAGTTCTAATGTTTTTCTGGGGAAAACTTCCAACTACAATTTTCATCAGAGAGATTCTTTAGAGAGTAATTGTAACTGGAAGGATATAAGAAGAGAACGCTTAAACACTCTTAACTCCATTTATGCTCCAACTCAATCCATAGCTGCTGTCAAAAAGAAATCTCCAAGGCCTATAAAAACTTCAAAAGACAAATTGCCTTCTTTTCTAACTTGGAGTGAGGGCAATAACTCACAAGCAAAACAGAGATCAACAAATGAAAGATTATCACCCACTACTACAAATTCCGCACCAACACCTGTTGGCAAAGATCTTAGAACATCTCCTTCTTATTCCATTGAAAATACTTCCAGCTCGCCTCCTAATGGCTCATGG TTCTAA
- the LOC106082418 gene encoding location of vulva defective 1 isoform X1, giving the protein MSSNKGRSIFTLGDPPRTSAVSKLKEHKKSDPFAKDPFKIQSFNFHYAERPQFPMTTMKPKTSEAAQKSCDSFYYNQNFAKSSNDVRRSHNLEKPLSNLAKFHQYRRRKYLQNNSAQSQSSLRSEQTDVLASRDAFFYGRPASSYSQILARPSSNVQTSLLKRSNTDYFRQSESRYGFESKTSPSLANDSLRVQISIDHLKQGNSLNTRRRSLPENILAAKKSSFHIPTEHEKRAREAMTNYEKKKKLAVSSNCSGSFCNQTSLRNGPSTCWSNTNAHYTTKASDLRTHALSMQGRSKTQTSLGHGTLNFQESQAAKTQGLPMLGTLGRSNTFSLKNGSSTSKTNDTISITKKASQASNFKTNLLTKPETLGWYDNQSSLKNGTFLTKSNPITHLESFKTQSNLNATNDSQSSKLKTHMLSKAATLESSNIPSTLKNGPSSWWITKTTPLIQPQPSFGNFEAHALPKPETLENLKTLSTLKNDPLTNWTTESNPITHVQSPSSNLQTLALSKPQTLTSSYTQTLLNNGPSTIWTSKSNPITHVQSPSSKFQTLALSKPQTLTRSNTQTLLKNGPSTSSICSKKKRSGCEININIKSLDDDAISDNVTIQIQKEPSINDLNSPHKNPSRHSKMSSNIKLNINSSTKSLEIKRKLSNENNMDEKGLFSQNFSPTKGTTISGNKERKKLCSLTSSNVFLGKTSNYNFHQRDSLESNCNWKDIRRERLNTLNSIYAPTQSIAAVKKKSPRPIKTSKDKLPSFLTWSEGNNSQAKQRSTNERLSPTTTNSAPTPVGKDLRTSPSYSIENTSSSPPNGSWVNTVLNSKPKLSVKHLILKKFRSSKQGLRQRKEHKIHFEKLYKKSTFPLPPYHHGKNSKKHYGNFKKLPFKININILAEKVRLLQAEE; this is encoded by the exons ATGAGTTCAAATAAGGGACGCAGTATTT ttacTTTGGGTGACCCTCCTAGGACCTCCGCTGTAAGCAAGCTAAAGGAACATAAAAAATCGGATCCATTTGCAAAAGATCCCTTCAAAATACAATCCTTCAATTTTCATTATGCCGAGAGACCTCAATTTCCCATGACAACAATGAAACCAAAAACTTCAGAGGCTGCTCAAAAGTCATGTGACTCCTTTTATTACAATCAAAACTTTGCAAAGTCTTCAAATGATGTACGAAGGAGCCATAATCTGGAAAAACCACTATCAAATTTAGCAAAATTCCATCAATATCGTAGAAGGAAATATTTGCAGAATAACTCTGCACAGAGTCAAAGCAGTTTGAGAAGTGAACAAACAGATGTCTTAGCTTCAAGAGATGCATTTTTCTATGGCCGTCCCGCATCTTCTTATAGTCAGATTTTGGCAAGACCATCATCAAATGTTCAAACTTCCCTCCTTAAAAGATCTAATACTGACTATTTTAGGCAAAGTGAGAGCCGTTATGGATTTGAATCCAAAACATCACCTTCTCTGGCCAATGACTCCCTTAGAGTACAAATCTCTATTGACCACTTGAAGCAAGGCAATTCCCTTAATACTCGGAGAAGGTCTTTGCCTGAGAATATACTGGCAGCCAAGAAAAGCTCATTTCATATACCAACAGAGCATGAAAAAAGGGCTAGGGAAGCCATGACTAATTatgagaagaagaaaaaacttgcAGTATCTTCCAATTGTTCCGGAAGTTTTTGTAACCAAACTTCTTTGAgaaatggtccttcgacttgctGGAGCAACACAAATGCGCATTATACAACTAAGGCTTCTGATCTTCGAACTCATGCCCTTTCAATGCAGGGAAGATCTAAAACTCAAACTTCTTTGGGACATGGTACATTAAATTTTCAAGAATCACAAGCCGCCAAAACTCAAGGGCTACCTATGTTGGGAACCTTGGGTAGGTCTAAtactttttctttgaaaaatggtTCCTCGACTTCTAAGACAAATGATACCATCTCAATAACTAAAAAGGCATCACAAGCCTCCAATTTCAAAACTAATCTACTAACTAAGCCTGAAACCCTAGGATGGTATGATAATCAATCTTCGTTGAAAAATGGTACTTTTCTAACAAAGTCCAATCCTATAACGCATCTTGAATCCTTCAAAACTCAATCCAACTTGAATGCAACAAATGACTCCCAATCATCTAAGCTCAAAACCCATATGTTATCTAAGGCAGCAACCTTAGAAAGTTCTAACATTCCATCTACATTGAAAAATGGTCCTTCGAGTTGGTGGATAACAAAAACCACTCCCTTAATCCAACCTCAACCTTCATTCGGCAATTTTGAAGCTCACGCTCTTCCAAAGCCAGAAACCCTGGAAAATCTTAAAACCCTATCAACATTGAAAAATGACCCTTTGACTAACTGGACAACCGAGAGCAACCCTATAACCCATGTTCAATCTCCATCATCCAATCTCCAAACCCTTGCGTTATCCAAGCCACAAACCCTAACCAGTTCTTATACTCAAACTTTATTAAATAATGGTCCTTCTACTATCTGGACATCTAAGAGCAACCCTATTACCCATGTTCAATCACCATCATCTAAATTCCAAACCCTTGCTCTATCCAAGCCACAAACCTTAACCAGGTCCAATACTCAAACTTTGTTGAaaaatggtccttcgacttcTTCTATATGCTCCAAAAAGAAACGTTCTGGCTGTGAAATTAACATAAACATCAAAAGTTTGGATGATgatgccatatcggataatgTTACCATACAAATTCAAAAAGAGCCTTCAATAAATGATTTGAATAGTCCCCATAAAAATCCTTCCAGACATTCGAAAATGtcctccaacataaaattaaatataaattctTCAACAAAGTCTttggaaattaaaagaaaactaTCAAATGAGAATAATATGGACGAAAAAGGATTATTCTCTCAGAATTTTAGCCCAACAAAGGGTACGACAATATCTGGCAACAAAGAGCGGAAAAAGCTTTGCTCTTTGACAAGTTCTAATGTTTTTCTGGGGAAAACTTCCAACTACAATTTTCATCAGAGAGATTCTTTAGAGAGTAATTGTAACTGGAAGGATATAAGAAGAGAACGCTTAAACACTCTTAACTCCATTTATGCTCCAACTCAATCCATAGCTGCTGTCAAAAAGAAATCTCCAAGGCCTATAAAAACTTCAAAAGACAAATTGCCTTCTTTTCTAACTTGGAGTGAGGGCAATAACTCACAAGCAAAACAGAGATCAACAAATGAAAGATTATCACCCACTACTACAAATTCCGCACCAACACCTGTTGGCAAAGATCTTAGAACATCTCCTTCTTATTCCATTGAAAATACTTCCAGCTCGCCTCCTAATGGCTCATGGGTAAATACGGTCTTGAATTCTAAACCCAAATTGTCTGTTAAacatttgattttaaaaaaatttcgtagTTCTAAACAAGGTTTGAGGCAGAGAAAAGAACACAAAattcacttcgaaaaattatataaaaaatcaacctttccCCTTCCACCCTACCATCATggcaaaaattctaaaaaacattatggaaattttaaaaagctACCTTTTAAAATCAACATCAATATTTTGGCGGAAAAAGTGCGTTTGCTGCAAGCAGAAGAATGA
- the LOC131997723 gene encoding uncharacterized protein LOC131997723, whose amino-acid sequence MAGYLPRPESPRPARPTRPRFDPREPRYRPASWQYACGLCQEDHAIRSCPRFRQMTPYQRYETVERRSYCRNCLARSHLAPDCPVVTACRTCDYRHHTMLHGAPQLRETYGSYSPPPMEIANPRQLAIEPANQMPIVQGPPPVEIPYSRATVFVPTAMVELAPEEQDEWAGVRVLLCQASTITRIAAATVTRLGIPTRERRGHRLATIRLRSRHASRRTMYTIQAVVTRDLPRRPYSDPIIPDPTSSLRSLPLADADPRGNEPIDVEVGADAYAHLRRSGVVQPGLGAVFAQETDWGYVFVGPVTSQARNQN is encoded by the coding sequence ATGGCCGGATATTTACCTCGCCCAGAGTCCCCACGACCCGCCAGACCCACACGCCCTCGCTTCGACCCACGGGAACCCAGGTATCGCCccgcatcttggcagtatgcctGTGGCCTCTGCCAGGAGGACCACGCCATACGGTCATGCCCGCGGTTCCGGCAAATGACACCGTATCAGAGATACGAGACAGTTGAGAGACGGAGTTACTGTCGGAACTGTCTGGCGCGCAGCCATCTGGCCCCAGACTGCCCCGTGGTCACTGCCTGCCGGACATGCGACTACCGCCATCACACAATGCTGCATGGAGCCCCACAGCTTAGGGAGACATACGGCAGCTACAGCCCGCCCCCAATGGAGATTGCCAACCCACGGCAACTTGCAATCGAACCAGCCAACCAGATGCCCATCGTCCAAGGCCCTCCCCCGGTCGAGATACCTTACAGCCGGGCCACTGTTTTTGTACCCACGGCGATGGTGGAATTGGCACCCGAGGAGCAGGACGAGTGGGCTGGGGTACGGGTACTTTTGTGCCAGGCATCGACCATCACCCGAATCGCGGCAGCCACAGTAACTCGCCTGGGGATACCAACGAGAGAGCGCAGAGGGCACCGTCTGGCAACAATAAGACTTCGGTCAAGGCATGCGTCGAGGAGGACCATGTATACCATCCAGGCAGTGGTGACCCGGGATTTGCCGCGACGACCCTATTCAGATCCCATCATTCCCGACCCCACAAGCAGCCTAAGATCCCTTCCTTTGGCAGATGCTGACCCTAGGGGCAACGAACCAATCGATGTAGAGGTAGGGGCCGATGCCTACGCCCACCTCCGGAGGAGTGGTGTTGTGCAACCCGGATTGGGAGCCGTCTTCGCCCAGGAGACAGATTGGGGATACGTGTTCGTCGGCCCAGTCACCTCACAGGCaagaaaccaaaattaa